One window of the Mixophyes fleayi isolate aMixFle1 chromosome 6, aMixFle1.hap1, whole genome shotgun sequence genome contains the following:
- the C1R gene encoding complement C1r subcomponent, with product MFFWVFLLFGAVSCSQSKRPQHGIITSPNFPKTYPNNNHSTWDIAVPEGYHVSLKFLVFDIEPSDGCNYDYVKVSADERAMGRFCGPVNSASHPGRRLFVSQGNQMKIEFHSDFSNEENGITVIYPGFQAYYQAADNDECAFQNDNSVTWTPPCQHTCHNYIGGYFCSCLPGYKLQSDQRTCKVECSNELFTEETGFISSPGYPQPYPADLNCTYRIRLEKGLLVSLNFLETFEIDDHPRALCPYDTLTIFAGGSLMKSYCGRRSPGIVRTQSNEVDIVFQTDDSGDSRGWKLHFTSEAVRCPDPVALDKFSIISPVQKEYRMQDYIVVSCHTGYKLMENGKELRSFTSLCQKDGTWHRQLPHCEIVSCKSPSTLRNGQHTFLTEPNKVTYLSSIIYSCTEPFYKTATQTGSAKFTCSEDRVWKDENGGLQIPICVPVCGKPHNPLPRRSRIINGDKAAPGNFPWQVLLNKYGRGGGVLIGERWVLTAAHVLRPQKDTRGNDDDITNLHVFIGDINVEKQIENGNLQVKGIHVHPKYTLDSHDNDIALIELKDPVVMDENVSPICLPEDSEEVLYGTGLIGYVSGFGVTEENKIANELRYVILPVVQRNKCQLQLDEKQKDLKTTDNTRLEKFTENMFCAGFPESTQLQKDSCQGDSGGPFAIPHNDKWVATGLVSWGIDCGRGYGYYTKVNNYIDWIKGYLDRQ from the exons AT GTTTTTTTGGGTGTTTCTGCTTTTTGGAGCTGTGTCATGTTCTCAAAGTAAAAGACCACAACATGGAATCATCACATCACCTAACTTCCCCAAAACTTATCCCAACAACAATCACAGCACCTGGGATATTGCTGTCCCTGAAGGATATCATGTTTCACTGAAGTTCCTGGTGTTTGACATTGAACCATCAGACGGATGTAACTATGACTATGTTAAG GTGTCAGCTGACGAGAGAGCAATGGGGCGATTCTGTGGCCCTGTGAACTCCGCGTCCCACCCAGGCCGTCGCCTCTTTGTCTCTCAAGGGAACCAAATGAAGATTGAATTTCACTCAGATTTCTCTAATGAGGAAAATGGCATCACCGTTATTTACCCAGGATTCCAAGCTTACTACCAGGCAGCAG ACAATGACGAGTGTGCATTCCAGAATGATAACAGTGTCACCTGGACCCCCCCATGCCAGCACACATGTCACAACTATATAGGGGGATATTTCTGCTCCTGTCTCCCAGGGTACAAGCTGCAGAGCGACCAGCGGACCTGCAAAG TGGAATGTAGCAATGAGTTGTTTACGGAGGAGACTGGATTCATCTCCAGCCCAGGATACCCCCAACCATACCCAGCTGACCTCAACTGCACATACAGAATCCGTCTGGAGAAAGGTCTCCTCGTCTCACTCAACTTCCTGGAGACCTTTGAGATTGATGACCATCCGCGGGCGTTATGTCCCTATGATACGCTGACG ATCTTTGCAGGTGGTTCACTGATGAAAAGTTACTGTGGGCGTCGCTCGCCAGGTATTGTCAGGACGCAGAGTAACGAGGTGGACATTGTATTTCAAACTGACGACTCTGGAGACAGCAGAGGGTGGAAGCTACACTTCACTTCAGAAG CTGTTCGGTGTCCAGATCCCGTCGCGCTGGATAAATTCTCCATTATCAGTCCAGTGCAAAAAGAATACAGAATGCAAGATTATATTGTAGTGTCCTGCCACACAGGATACAAACTGATGGAG AATGGCAAAGAGCTGCGCAGTTTTACCTCCCTCTGCCAGAAAGACGGCACCTGGCATCGTCAATTGCCCCACTGTGAAA TTGTGAGCTGCAAGAGTCCATCCACTCTACGTAATGGTCAGCACACCTTCTTGACCGAGCCAAACAAAGTGACGTACCTGTCCTCTATTATCTACAGCTGTACCGAGCCATTCTACAAAACGGCGACTCAGACAGGAAGCG CTAAGTTCACCTGTTCAGAGGATCGAGTGTGGAAGGATGAGAATGGAGGACTACAAATACCAATATGTGTGCCAG TTTGCGGAAAGCCGCACAATCCTCTTCCCAGACGCAGTCGTATTATCAATGGTGACAAAGCTGCTCCTGGTAACTTCCCGTGGCAAGTTTTGTTAAACAAATACGGGCGAGGTGGCGGGGTGTTGATTGGAGAGCGCTGGGTGCTGACCGCCGCCCACGTCTTGAGACCGCAGAAAGATACACGCGGAAATGACGATGATATCACCAACCTGCATGTTTTTATTGGCGATATAAATGTGGAGAAGCAAATTGAAAATGGCAATTTACAAGTGAAGGGGATTCACGTGCACCCGAAATACACTTTAGACAGCCACGATAATGACATTGCTCTGATCGAACTGAAAGATCCCGTGGTTATGGATGAGAATGTGTCTCCCATATGTCTCCCGGAGGACAGTGAAGAAGTGTTATACGGAACTGGCCTAATTGGTTATGTAAGTGGATTTGGGGTTACGGAGGAAAACAAAATAGCTAACGAACTACGTTATGTCATTTTGCCCGTGGTTCAAAGAAACAAATGTCAGCTGCAATTAGATGAAAAACAAAAGGATCTAAAAACCACGGACAATACACGATTGGAAAAGTTCACAGAGAACATGTTCTGTGCTGGTTTCCCTGAATCTACTCAGTTGCAGAAAGACTCCTGTCAAGGGGACAGTGGAGGTCCATTTGCCATCCCACACAATGACAAGTGGGTGGCCACGGGTCTTGTGTCCTGGGGCATTGACTGTGGTCGTGGCTATGGGTATTACACCAAAGTCAACAATTACATTGATTGGATAAAAGGCTACTTAGATAGACAAtag